In one archaeon BMS3Bbin15 genomic region, the following are encoded:
- a CDS encoding MgtC family protein yields the protein MVYESHILFIKLVIIAAFAGGLLGVEREMMHKAVAGTRTFMLTSILGVLSVYIASQTSQIFLSITLVGIFLIAILIGIIKNFMNDDIGITTVSAFIMAFMIGIIIGLGRPIEGVAMSIIATAILTTDILPRLNTVGFYATLISEGRVTALLMAPAKLSP from the coding sequence ATGGTATATGAATCACATATTTTATTTATAAAGCTTGTAATTATAGCTGCCTTTGCAGGTGGACTTCTCGGCGTTGAGAGAGAGATGATGCACAAAGCTGTGGCAGGTACAAGGACATTTATGCTTACATCAATCCTTGGCGTACTCAGCGTTTACATAGCTTCACAGACAAGCCAGATATTTCTGAGTATAACGCTGGTGGGAATATTTCTCATTGCAATCCTCATTGGCATAATAAAGAATTTTATGAATGATGATATTGGCATAACAACTGTGTCAGCCTTTATTATGGCCTTTATGATTGGTATAATTATCGGTCTTGGAAGGCCTATTGAAGGCGTTGCCATGAGTATAATAGCAACTGCAATACTTACAACTGACATACTCCCACGGCTAAATACCGTGGGGTTCTACGCTACATTAATAAGCGAAGGGCGTGTCACCGCCCTGTTAATGGCTCCCGCAAAGCTTTCGCCCTGA